In a genomic window of Pelecanus crispus isolate bPelCri1 chromosome 1, bPelCri1.pri, whole genome shotgun sequence:
- the CCNA1 gene encoding cyclin-A1, whose protein sequence is MRRTGEKSRAGRREPCPAAPRSSGGRAVLGVLAENGQQRPGGQGAAVIRRFSGSENTIPSSGKDDLPNRMVNTASKQGFAIYVDEPEQKESYSCQVAEELESSLCELDTSAMTSSIHLLLDLSTGSPMIVDTSFQSQPEDHMEDAVTLTVEEYAEDIHQYLREAEVRFRPKPYYMRKQPDITTGMRAILVDWLVEVGEEYQLRTETLYLAVNFLDRFLSCMSVLRGKLQLVGTAAILLAAKYEEIYPPEVDEFVYITDDTYTKRQLLRMEHLLLKVLAFDLTAPTINQFLLQYIQRHGVCIRTENFARYLAELSLLEADPFLKYLPSQTAAAAYCLANYTVNRSFWPETLAAFTGYSLSEIVPCLTDLHKACLDAPHCQLQAIKEKYKHSKYLQVSLLEPPGVLPLQ, encoded by the exons ATGCGCCGCACCGGTGAGAAgagccgggcggggcggcgggagccctgccccgctgccccccgcagcagcggcggccgggccgTGCTGGGCGTGCTGGCGGAGAACGGGCAGCAGCGGCCCGGCGGCCAG GGTGCTGCTGTTATCAGACGCTTCTCTGGCTCTGAAAACACCATCCCTTCATCTGGAAAAGATGACTTACCCAACCGCATGGTCAATACTGCATCAAAGCAAGGGTTTGCTATCTACGTAGATGAACCGGAACAGAAGGAAAGCTACAGCTGCCAAGTGGCCGAAGAGCTGGAATCAAGCCTGTGTGAACTGGATACTAGTGCAATGACATCCAGTATTCACCTACTGTTGGATCTGAGTACAG GATCTCCTATGATAGTGGACACATCCTTCCAGTCCCAGCCTGAGGATCACATGGAAGATGCTGTAACTCTTACTGTGGAAGAGTATGCAGAAGACATTCATCAGTACCTCCGAGAGGCTGAA GTAAGATTCAGGCCCAAGCCTTACTACATGAGGAAGCAACCAGATATCACGACAGGCATGCGTGCCATCTTGGTAGACTGGCTGGTCGAAGTAGGGGAAGAATATCAACTTCGGACAGAGACTTTGTACTTGGCAGTGAACTTCCTGGACAGGTTTCTTTCCTGCATGTCTGTTCTCAGAGGGAAGCTGCAGCTTGTAGGAACAGCAGCAATTCTTCTGGCTGC GAAATATGAAGAGATCTACCCACCAGAAGTGGATGAATTTGTGTATATAACAGATGATACCTACACAAAGAGGCAGCTGCTAAGAATGGAACATCTGCTTCTCAAAGTGTTGGCTTTTGACCTAACAGCCCCAACCATCAACCAGTTCCTCCTTCAGTATATTCAGAGGCATGGAGTCTGTATCAGGACAGAGAACTTTGCAAGG TATCTTGCAGAGCTGAGTCTCCTTGAAGCTGATCCTTTTCTGAAGTACCTTCCTTCAcaaactgctgcagcagcctACTGTCTAGCAAACTATACAGTGAACAGGTCTTTCTGG CCAGAAACACTTGCTGCATTCACTGGGTATTCATTAAGTGAGATAGTGCCTTGCCTGACTGATCTGCATAAAGCATGCCTTGATGCTCCCCATTGCCAACTGCAAGCAATTAAGGAGAAGTATAAGCACTCAAA GTACCTGCAAGTGTCTCTTCTGGAGCCCCCAGGAGTTCTTCCTCTACAGTAG